In Selenomonas sp. TAMA-11512, a genomic segment contains:
- the dhaL gene encoding dihydroxyacetone kinase subunit DhaL encodes MNAEQNIDIIKAMIAKVEETKDELTELDNAIGDGDHGINLARGFQAVGEKIDALAAMDVGAQMKAVGMTLVSTVGGASGPLYGTGFMKLGAALKGQTEVSDEDFIRAFGSMIEGIKMRGKSTAGEKTMLDALCPAYDALSEAHGEGRELKECLAHAVEAAKKGVEYTKTIPATKGRASYLGERSIGHQDPGATSALYLMEAIASAL; translated from the coding sequence ATGAACGCGGAGCAGAACATAGATATCATCAAGGCGATGATCGCGAAAGTCGAAGAGACAAAGGACGAGCTGACGGAGCTCGACAACGCCATCGGCGACGGCGACCACGGCATCAACCTCGCGCGCGGATTTCAGGCGGTCGGCGAGAAGATAGACGCGCTCGCGGCGATGGATGTGGGTGCGCAGATGAAGGCGGTCGGCATGACGCTTGTCTCGACCGTCGGCGGCGCGTCAGGGCCTCTGTACGGGACGGGCTTCATGAAGCTCGGCGCGGCGCTCAAGGGGCAGACGGAGGTCTCGGACGAAGACTTCATCCGCGCCTTCGGCTCGATGATCGAGGGCATCAAGATGCGCGGCAAGTCGACCGCCGGCGAAAAGACGATGCTCGACGCCCTGTGCCCCGCCTACGACGCGCTTTCAGAGGCGCACGGCGAGGGCAGGGAGCTCAAGGAATGCCTCGCGCATGCCGTCGAGGCTGCGAAAAAAGGCGTGGAATACACAAAGACGATTCCCGCGACGAAGGGGCGCGCGAGCTATCTCGGCGAGCGAAGCATCGGACATCAGGATCCCGGCGCGACCTCCGCGCTCTACCTGATGGAAGCCATTGCGTCGGCGCTGTAA
- the dhaK gene encoding dihydroxyacetone kinase subunit DhaK has translation MKKFINRPESVEREMTEGLVKAYPQKLEKLPEGNIVVRKHRKKGKVALVSGGGSGHEPAHAGYVGEGMLDAAVAGPVFTSPTPDMILAGIEAVADSAGVLCIVKNYTGDVMNFEMAIDMAADEDIKADHVVVNDDVAVKDSLYTTGRRGVAGTVLVHKVTGAKAEEGAELAEVKRVAQKAIENVRSMGVAISPCTVPAAGKPGFTLADDEMEIGIGIHGEPGTKREKRRSANEIAQELLDAILADLDYKGSEAVLLVNGMGATPLMELYIVNNFVQDYLAEKGVKVYDTMIGSYMTSIEMAGFSLTLLRLDDELKRLYDAPADTAAIER, from the coding sequence ATGAAAAAGTTCATCAACCGTCCGGAATCGGTCGAGCGGGAAATGACGGAAGGGCTCGTAAAGGCGTATCCTCAAAAGCTGGAAAAGCTGCCCGAGGGCAACATTGTCGTCCGTAAGCACAGGAAGAAGGGAAAGGTCGCGCTTGTCTCGGGCGGCGGCAGCGGTCACGAGCCGGCGCACGCGGGCTACGTCGGTGAGGGCATGCTCGATGCCGCGGTCGCGGGTCCTGTCTTCACGTCGCCGACACCGGACATGATCCTGGCGGGGATAGAAGCCGTCGCGGACAGCGCGGGCGTGCTCTGCATCGTCAAGAACTACACGGGAGACGTCATGAATTTTGAAATGGCGATCGACATGGCGGCGGACGAGGATATCAAGGCGGATCACGTCGTGGTCAACGACGATGTCGCCGTGAAGGACAGCCTCTACACGACGGGACGGCGCGGCGTCGCCGGTACGGTCCTCGTGCACAAGGTGACAGGCGCCAAGGCGGAAGAGGGCGCGGAGCTGGCGGAGGTCAAGCGCGTCGCGCAGAAGGCGATTGAGAATGTCCGCTCGATGGGCGTCGCCATCTCGCCGTGTACCGTCCCGGCTGCGGGAAAGCCGGGCTTCACACTCGCGGACGACGAGATGGAAATCGGCATCGGCATCCACGGCGAGCCGGGGACGAAGCGCGAAAAGCGCAGGAGCGCGAACGAGATCGCGCAGGAGCTTCTGGATGCGATTCTCGCCGATCTGGACTACAAGGGCAGTGAGGCCGTTCTCCTCGTGAACGGCATGGGAGCGACGCCTCTCATGGAGCTGTACATCGTCAACAATTTTGTGCAGGACTATCTGGCGGAAAAGGGCGTCAAGGTCTACGATACGATGATCGGCAGCTACATGACCTCCATCGAGATGGCGGGCTTCTCGCTGACGCTCCTGCGTCTCGATGACGAGCTGAAGAGACTGTATGACGCGCCGGCGGATACCGCGGCCATCGAAAGGTAA
- the dhaM gene encoding dihydroxyacetone kinase phosphoryl donor subunit DhaM produces MVGIVIVSHSRQVAEGVVELMHMVARDVCARAAGGLADGTLGTSFDRIMEAVEAVDTGDGCAILMDLGSAVMTSEMVAEAMEDHQIRLIDAPLVEGAVLAAAQAVQGKTLAEIEASMEEARRMRKIPD; encoded by the coding sequence TTGGTAGGCATTGTAATCGTTTCGCACAGCAGGCAGGTCGCGGAAGGCGTGGTCGAGCTCATGCACATGGTCGCGCGTGATGTATGCGCGCGTGCGGCGGGCGGCCTTGCGGACGGCACGCTCGGCACGAGCTTTGACCGCATCATGGAGGCCGTCGAAGCGGTGGACACGGGGGACGGCTGCGCGATTCTCATGGATCTCGGCAGCGCCGTCATGACGAGTGAGATGGTGGCTGAAGCCATGGAGGATCATCAGATCCGCCTCATCGACGCACCGCTTGTCGAGGGCGCCGTCCTCGCCGCGGCACAGGCTGTACAGGGCAAGACGCTTGCGGAGATTGAGGCATCCATGGAGGAGGCGCGCAGGATGCGGAAGATTCCCGACTGA
- the rarD gene encoding EamA family transporter RarD has translation MTAFQKGTIAIFATYVMWGFFPLYWRLMESVDSMEILAQRMVWCFIFMLFVITAKRSRHGLADACRGLLRQRTRMLALFSAAIFISLNWLTFIWAVNHDHVVDCGIGYYINPLVTIAFGVIFFRERLTPTKKLCIVLAAIGIFIMTVQTGTLPYIAPVLAFTFGAYGAVKKKLQMNPIHSIMLETAILAPIALLYSVYLIKGQVSTIDFDDVPLLFVIAGMGAVTTVPLMLFSYGANLLPLNVIGFLQYISPTLQLLLGIFFFQEPFTVPQFAAMSFIWAALLLFTLSESLRHR, from the coding sequence ATGACTGCATTTCAAAAGGGAACGATCGCGATCTTCGCGACGTATGTGATGTGGGGATTCTTCCCGCTCTATTGGCGTCTGATGGAGAGCGTGGACTCGATGGAGATCCTCGCGCAGCGCATGGTCTGGTGCTTTATCTTCATGCTCTTTGTCATTACGGCAAAGCGGAGCCGGCACGGACTTGCCGATGCGTGCCGCGGCCTTCTGCGGCAGCGTACGAGAATGCTGGCGCTCTTTTCGGCGGCAATTTTTATCAGTCTCAACTGGCTGACGTTCATTTGGGCGGTCAATCACGACCACGTGGTGGACTGCGGCATAGGCTACTACATCAATCCGCTCGTGACGATCGCCTTCGGCGTCATCTTCTTCCGCGAGCGTCTGACGCCGACGAAGAAGCTCTGCATCGTGCTCGCCGCAATCGGGATTTTCATCATGACGGTGCAGACGGGGACGCTGCCGTACATCGCGCCTGTACTGGCGTTTACGTTCGGCGCCTACGGCGCGGTAAAGAAGAAGCTGCAGATGAACCCGATTCACAGCATCATGCTGGAGACGGCGATTCTCGCGCCGATCGCGCTCCTTTACAGCGTGTATCTCATCAAAGGGCAGGTCAGCACGATTGACTTTGACGATGTGCCGCTGCTCTTTGTCATCGCGGGCATGGGGGCGGTCACGACGGTGCCGCTCATGCTGTTCTCCTACGGGGCGAATCTCCTGCCTCTGAACGTCATCGGATTTTTGCAGTACATCAGTCCGACACTGCAGCTCCTCCTGGGAATATTTTTCTTTCAGGAGCCGTTCACGGTGCCGCAGTTTGCCGCCATGTCGTTCATCTGGGCGGCGCTCTTGCTGTTTACGCTGTCGGAGAGTCTGCGGCACCGATGA